A section of the Saccharopolyspora gregorii genome encodes:
- a CDS encoding nucleoside 2-deoxyribosyltransferase domain-containing protein, whose product MGSAVTVVHVDEAAPDSWSAAIYLCGPTPVDSAIPSWRPAAVRELRARWRGAGRLVVFVPEPVRAYPAYADQVAWENAMMRRSDVVLFFVPRRMPALPGLVSNIKWGAWHDSGRAVLGAPADADRMEYLRHQAAELGVPVAGDVPATCAAALELLGAGARRRGGERAVPLPVWRTGEFQRWYGARRAVGDVLVDARVERSGRGGWSLWATVRSASGVEVSGRVAGHGDRVPVLLHGRDDRFERIRLAFAASGPVSGRPGSSGLPVVPAAVEPSGVAGVRALIRTWTGLDVAAERVRIVPAGHGDPEHSPSLLRPCAVELTDAELDGICDGALRVRTVREGAADFATWGILAAALLGPRGPAAR is encoded by the coding sequence GTGGGCAGTGCGGTCACCGTCGTGCACGTCGATGAGGCGGCGCCCGACTCCTGGTCGGCGGCGATCTACCTGTGCGGGCCGACGCCGGTCGACTCGGCGATCCCGTCGTGGCGGCCCGCGGCGGTGCGCGAACTGCGCGCCCGGTGGCGTGGCGCGGGCAGGCTGGTGGTGTTCGTGCCGGAGCCGGTGCGCGCCTACCCGGCCTACGCCGACCAGGTGGCGTGGGAGAACGCGATGATGCGGCGCAGCGACGTCGTGCTGTTCTTCGTCCCCAGGCGCATGCCCGCGTTGCCGGGGTTGGTGTCGAACATCAAGTGGGGTGCGTGGCACGACTCGGGGCGGGCGGTGCTCGGGGCGCCCGCGGACGCGGACCGGATGGAGTACCTGCGCCACCAGGCCGCCGAACTCGGTGTCCCGGTGGCCGGTGATGTGCCCGCCACGTGCGCGGCCGCGCTGGAGCTGCTGGGCGCGGGTGCGCGACGCCGTGGCGGGGAGCGCGCGGTGCCCTTGCCGGTGTGGCGGACCGGGGAGTTCCAGCGCTGGTACGGGGCGCGGCGGGCCGTCGGTGACGTGCTGGTGGACGCGCGGGTGGAGCGCTCCGGGCGCGGCGGCTGGTCGCTGTGGGCGACGGTGCGTTCGGCGAGCGGGGTCGAGGTTTCCGGGCGGGTCGCCGGGCACGGCGATCGGGTTCCGGTGCTGCTGCACGGCCGGGACGACCGGTTCGAGCGGATCCGGTTGGCGTTCGCGGCGTCCGGGCCGGTGTCGGGCCGGCCGGGTTCGTCCGGCCTGCCGGTCGTTCCCGCCGCCGTGGAGCCGTCCGGCGTCGCGGGGGTGCGGGCGCTGATCCGCACGTGGACGGGGCTCGACGTGGCCGCCGAGCGGGTGCGCATCGTGCCGGCCGGGCACGGCGACCCGGAGCATTCGCCGTCGCTGCTGCGACCTTGCGCCGTGGAGCTCACCGACGCGGAGCTGGACGGGATCTGCGACGGCGCCCTGCGGGTCCGCACCGTGCGGGAGGGCGCCGCGGACTTCGCGACGTGGGGCATCCTCGCCGCTGCCCTGCTGGGGCCGCGCGGTCCAGCCGCCCGCTGA
- a CDS encoding ABC transporter ATP-binding protein, producing MSTATRTPLPIADTAQVRTWVRRVLRANAAAVTSVLLLFALALLAALVGPRLLGLLVDSVTAGTTTARVDLIALALLGVLSVEALLQRAAMVRAAYLGEKVLAETREEFVRTVVELPPQTVESAGTGDLLSRATSDVDRLDEGIRHALPEIVISALTLVFLAAAIVLTSPLLSLALLAGLPFAVLSTWWYRPRARRAYARLLVEEADVLASTHETVHGCATTETFGLGPRRVDHHGRAVAAVVRTRARTADLQKVWFPSLDLATTVPAGVVLLLGVLAHRHGLVGLGELTAVVVYVQLLGGPLNELLTWVDELQIGNAALRRVLGADRIPTPEIPDSPPPRGHAIRLRDVRFGYRPGHEVLRGVDLDVREGERIVLVGASGAGKSTLAKLVAGVHAPDGGSVLVGGVPTTSLSTEALRREIALITQEHHVFLGTARENLTLADRDGDPGADWSDAELLDALDLVDLADWVRSLPHGLDTEIGDGTITVPASVAQRLALARFVLADPATVVLDEATALVDAAASRQVERSLAAVLAGRTVISIEHRLDTAAEADRIAVLDAGRIVEVGTHDEVVAAGGTYARLWSAWNRADHD from the coding sequence GTGAGCACCGCGACGCGCACGCCGCTGCCGATCGCCGACACCGCCCAGGTCCGCACCTGGGTGCGCCGGGTGTTGCGGGCCAACGCCGCGGCGGTGACCTCGGTCCTGCTGCTGTTCGCGCTGGCGCTCCTCGCCGCCCTGGTGGGGCCCCGGCTGCTGGGCCTGCTGGTCGACTCGGTCACCGCGGGCACCACCACGGCGCGCGTGGACCTCATCGCGCTGGCGCTGCTCGGCGTGCTCTCGGTGGAGGCGCTGCTGCAGCGCGCCGCGATGGTGCGCGCGGCCTACCTCGGCGAGAAGGTGCTGGCCGAGACGCGGGAGGAGTTCGTGCGCACGGTGGTCGAACTCCCCCCGCAGACCGTCGAATCCGCCGGGACCGGGGACCTGCTCAGCCGCGCGACCTCCGACGTGGACCGGCTCGACGAGGGGATCCGCCACGCGCTGCCGGAGATCGTGATCTCCGCGCTGACGCTGGTGTTCCTCGCCGCGGCGATCGTGCTGACCTCGCCGCTGCTGTCGCTCGCGCTGCTGGCCGGACTGCCGTTCGCGGTGCTGTCGACCTGGTGGTACCGGCCGCGAGCGCGCCGCGCCTACGCCCGGCTGCTCGTCGAGGAAGCCGACGTGCTCGCCAGCACCCACGAAACCGTCCACGGCTGCGCCACCACCGAGACCTTCGGCCTCGGACCGCGCCGCGTCGACCACCACGGCCGGGCGGTGGCCGCGGTCGTGCGCACCCGGGCCCGGACCGCGGACCTGCAGAAGGTGTGGTTCCCCAGCCTGGACCTGGCCACCACGGTCCCGGCCGGGGTCGTGCTGCTGCTCGGCGTGCTCGCCCACCGGCACGGACTCGTCGGCCTGGGCGAGCTGACCGCGGTGGTCGTCTACGTGCAGCTGCTCGGCGGACCGCTCAACGAACTGCTCACCTGGGTCGACGAGCTCCAGATCGGCAATGCCGCGCTGCGCCGGGTGCTGGGCGCCGACCGGATCCCCACGCCCGAGATCCCGGACTCGCCGCCTCCGCGCGGGCACGCGATCCGGCTGCGCGACGTGCGGTTCGGCTACCGGCCCGGGCACGAGGTCCTGCGCGGCGTCGACCTCGACGTCCGGGAAGGCGAACGGATCGTGCTGGTCGGCGCCTCCGGCGCGGGCAAGTCCACCTTGGCCAAGCTGGTGGCCGGGGTGCACGCCCCGGACGGCGGATCCGTGCTGGTCGGCGGCGTGCCCACCACGAGCCTCAGCACCGAGGCGCTGCGCCGCGAGATCGCGCTGATCACCCAGGAACACCACGTCTTCCTCGGCACCGCGCGGGAGAACCTCACCTTGGCCGACCGCGACGGCGACCCGGGCGCGGACTGGAGCGACGCGGAACTGCTCGACGCCCTCGACCTCGTCGACCTCGCGGACTGGGTGCGGTCGTTGCCGCACGGCTTGGACACCGAGATCGGCGACGGGACGATCACCGTGCCCGCGTCGGTGGCCCAACGGCTCGCGCTGGCGCGGTTCGTGCTCGCCGACCCCGCGACCGTGGTGCTCGACGAGGCCACCGCGCTCGTGGACGCGGCGGCGTCCCGGCAGGTGGAGCGCTCGCTCGCCGCGGTGCTGGCCGGTCGCACGGTGATCTCCATCGAGCACCGGCTGGACACCGCGGCCGAGGCCGACCGGATCGCGGTGCTCGACGCGGGACGCATCGTCGAGGTCGGCACCCACGACGAGGTCGTCGCGGCCGGCGGCACCTACGCGCGGTTGTGGTCCGCGTGGAACCGCGCGGACCACGACTGA